DNA sequence from the uncultured Fusobacterium sp. genome:
TGGTTTTACTTCTATATAAAAGTTATTTGCTGGTGTTACTTTTACTATAGGACCTTTTTCACAAAATCCAAAACAACCAGTTAAAACTACTTCAACATCATCAATATTATTCTTTTTTAATTCTTTTTCTAAATTTTCTTTTATATCTCTACTTTTAGATGAAAGACATCCAGTACCACCACATATTAAAATTTTTTTATTCATATGTCCTCCCAAAATATATTTTAATTTACTCCTAAATCCAACCTATTCTTTTGCTTCTAATTCTTTATATTTAGCAATAATTTTCTTTACATCTTCTGGTTTTACCTTTCCATGTACATCTTTACCTACTAACATTACTGGAGCTAGTCCACAAGCACCAACACATCTTAAAGAATCTAAAGAAAATAGTCCATCTTTTGTAACTCCACCTAATTTTAAACCTAATTCCTTTTGAAGAGCTTCTAATATTTTTTCTGCTCCTCTTACATAACAAGCTGTTCCTGTACAAACAGATATAGGATATTTTCCTTTAGGCTCCATTGAGAAAAAGTTATAAAAACTTACAACTCCATAAACCTTAGAAACAGGTACCTCTATCTTCTCAGCTACAAACTCTTGAACTTCTTCTGGAATATAACCAAATATCTCTTGTGCCTTATGAAGAATTATTATTAATGAACTTTTCTTATCTTCTAATGTAGAAATATAATTTTCTAGTTCTTTAAACCCAACATTATCTTTACATATCATACTATCCCTCCTCTTATCTTACATTAATTTTATCACTTTCTTATAAAAAGTCAATATTTTTTTCAATATTTGATTAAAAAATAATCATTTTATTTTCACTTGAAAACTATTTGATTTTTCTAGTTTTTTTACTATAAGTGATTAAAATCACATTATTGTTAATGATCATTTTTTGATATTATTTAATTTTAGTTTGATTTTATTTTACAAAAATACAAAAAATAAAAAAAGCTTAGCGAATTCCTATCCTCCCAGGAGGCTTCCCTCCAAGTACTTTCAGCGTTTACGGGCTTAACTTCTAGGTTCGGAATGTGTCTAGG
Encoded proteins:
- a CDS encoding NAD(P)H-dependent oxidoreductase subunit E; the protein is MICKDNVGFKELENYISTLEDKKSSLIIILHKAQEIFGYIPEEVQEFVAEKIEVPVSKVYGVVSFYNFFSMEPKGKYPISVCTGTACYVRGAEKILEALQKELGLKLGGVTKDGLFSLDSLRCVGACGLAPVMLVGKDVHGKVKPEDVKKIIAKYKELEAKE